TTCAGCTAGTCTTGTAGTCTTGTACCCGACTATTGATGAGGCCTTCTTCACTGCTTCTCCAGTCTGCCTGCTCGCCTGTCCCATCGATCCATTCCCTGTTCCCTCATCAGGACCTggtcttcccctctgcctctgcagctgGACTCAGCTCTATAGCTCAGCTCTCAAGGCCTTGGCACACAGCTGCTGCCCCTGGAGCCTCTTCCCTAAGGTTGGGTTTGGGTTTCCTGTCTTATCGATACAGAGCGTATTTACCTCTGGCACCTTTTGCTTGAGCACTTTGTAATCACGTCATAACCCACACAAACAGCTTCACTGTGTGGCACATGATGCATGAGCTGAGGGTTAATATTATTAAGATTGGAATACAAGTGTTTGCCTCAGCCAAGTTGCCAAGGAGAAGTAGGAATATCTGCCAAATTGCTCCCATTAAAATCTCTATACCTTGTAAATTACTGGTCTTCAATAAATTCTGGCATCGTAGAAAGACACAAGAGTGTTCACCGGTATTTCTGACAGTGTGCTGATGACTTTAACTTTCCATGAGAGGAAGGATGTCCACCCCCTGCACCTGTTTCTCAGCTTCAGAGAAGTGACCAAGAGGTAGAGGCTCCTTCTTGTATTTAATTCCAACTCATGGGATGGAAGAGGTCTCTTGCACAGAGTCCTAAAGAGAACTAGGGCCTCCCTCTTCCTTGCTAAAATGCAAAGGTCGTGGTTCCATGATTGTTAACTGAGAAAGCCAGCAGCTGCCCCTGGCCTCACCATCCTGCTCAGTGCTATAAGTTATAGAACAGAATGGAGAGGTGGAAAGGAAGCTTGACCAACCACCCTTCTGCATGAGCTTTATTAAGAGAAAGAGCTTTGTGATCATGAGGGCATTGATTGGGCCTTGGGGTAGGAGAGCATTAAGGGAACAGGTTAAAGTGGAAAAGAAGAAGATGTTCGTCCCATACAACAGTATGAGGTAAcctgaaaaagaaagcaagagagtagggagacacacacaaatatacacacaaagagaggcaatcagacagacagacagacagacagacacagaggaccTTTAGAGACATCCCCTAAACAGTATTGATGAGATGGTTCACAGGTGAATGTGCTTGTCTAGGATCTTTAAGCCCTACGTCCTGCATTTGATCTCCGGGATCctcatggtagaagaagagaatgaaCTCCTGTGAGTCGTCCTCTGACCTTAACACACGTGCTCAGAAACAAGTATTTagatgtctttaaaaagaaatccccCAATAAAGGGGATTTTCCGACTTCTCTAAATTTTCAGGATGTAATGAGAAGTTTCACACCAAGTAAATTGAGATGTCAAGGGGCCAGGTCCTATTCGATAGGATCATGAATTTATCCTGCAGTTACAAGAGGAAGGCCCAGGCTTGCtttttgcctttctctctctctctctctctctctctctctctctctctctctctctctctgtgtgtgtgcgcacgcatgtgcTTTTTCTCTTACAGTAGGGGCTGTCAAGCCTGTAGGCAGACCTCTGGGAGGGAGGCAGTTGAAAGTTGTGTGACCTAACACTCAAAGCCTACTGAGAGTCCTTAGATTACAGATCCTCTGGCTGCTCCTTCCTGGTCCCCTCCCTGGCCCCTAAAATCATGCTGTGCCTCCCCAGCCATCTGTCAAGAGCTATCTATGTGTTCCTGCTGTGTGGAAGAAATCAGGCCCAGCCTTTCCCACTGCCCAGCACAGAGTATTACAGCTTTATCAGCAATGTCTCTGATTCCAAGCACAAGGCCTAGGCCAAGCTAAACCACCTGTAGCAGAACTTGCAGCTGTCCCCTAAAACCTCTGTCTTGGGTTGTGTTTCTGAAGGGATTTTGAAGGTTTCCCGTCAGGCTCTCTGTCATGCTACATGTACAGTCTCTCTCCTAATGCAGCTCTTGTGGATTTTGAAgggaagatctctctctctctctctctctctctctctctctctctctctctctctctctctggtatggTGCTGTATCTCTCCTAATTGCTCTCTCATTGATAAGGCTGGATCACGTCCCCAAAGTCCCATGACCACAAGGCTCTCTTTACTAATAAAGCTCAttttggctgggcagtggtggcacacgaggttccagcactcaggaggcagaggcaggaggactctatgagttctaggccagcctgttctacaaaacAAGTTCTTGGCCAGTCAGagaagttacacagagaaaccctatctcaaacaacaataacaaaaataataaaatgattttttttagcttgatatagtggcacatgcttttaatcctggcactctggaggcagaggcagatctctgaattcgaggccagactggtctacacagagtttcAGTACAATCAGGCTAGCGGAGAGACCCttcttcataaaacaaacaacaatgaaagcTCATTCTGaagggtagttttatgtcaactcccTTTCAGAAGCTGCCTCTCCTattcccacccctcacccccaccccaccccacccccatttgtaACAAGAGTGTCCCATGGAAAGAAATGCTCCACTGTCCTCATATCTGCTCCATGGGCAGGCTTGGAAGCCATTCCTGAGAGAAGCTGCTGGAAGACAAGTCACTAGTAACGGACCTCTTTTGCAAAGATGTAGAGAGAAGTTTAAGCTTtaagggattttcttttcttttcttttctttttcctgttttctttttaaattcatttatttttttttcttttcttttttttggagctggggaccgaacccagggccttagcaagcgctctaccactgagctaaatccccaacccctaaattcatttattttatgcacattggtatgtttttgcctgcatttatgtctgtgtgaggttgtcagatcttggagctacagacagttgtgagctgccctgggggtgctgggaattgaaccagggtcctcttcACCACTgacccatcgctccagccctgCTTTAAGGGATTTTCAAAAACAAGGCACTCCCAAGGACAATGCCATGGAACGCTCCAGAAGCCCAGGAAGAAGGCTGCTAAGACTATGCCATAGGAGGAAAGTTGTGGGCAAATCCCACCGAGTTCCTAAAATGTCACCTGGACACTCAACTCTGCAGCTGTATGAGGGGGTAGGGGTGGAAATAGGGTGTCAGGAGAGTAGAGGTCactaaaataacaataacaagcAAATAATAGTAAGAAGCCCCATGTGGAGTGGGCTGCTAGGAACTGCAACATGTCATCGCTAcaatatatttcctttctttctttcatttacttttttttaaagatttatttatttatcatgtataagtacactgtagctgtcttcagacacaccagaagagggcatcagatcccattacagacgttGTGacccatcatgtggttgctgggacttgaactcaggacctctggaagagcagtcaatgctcttaaccactgagccatctctccagccctttcatttattttttaattttgatacagagtcttactatgtaacccctGCTGGCTTAGAGCtcactgtggaccaggctggtttcGAACTCACAGCgatcccacctgcctctgctttcctagtGCTGaaagtaaaggcatgtgccaccacgccctgCTACAACAAATTTTCTAAAGTAACTGTTCCCATCTAGAActtatgaaacatttaaaaaaataggaaagaacaaTTTATAcattagaaaaaaggaaaataatagaaaCTCCCAGACTTGAGCTCTGTCAGGTAACATCTTCCCAGAATccatagtaaataaatacattagaaTACTAAGAGTCAGCCCAGCCAGGGagataagcatatatatatatatatatatatatatatatatatatatatatgcttttagtctggcacacatctttagtccAACACTcataaggcagaggcagacaggactctgagttcaaagccagccggCTCTATGCGTGACTATGGAGCTCAGATCTAAATAGGACATCATATCAATGTTTCTTCTCCCCACCACTGGGATCAAAATAGAAGCggaggtggaaagactgtaagggcCAGAGGGTGTCTGCAGCCAAACTGTATTTGCAGGACACCGCAGCTTGCTTCCATTCACGAACTCCCTGTGACTGGGATCAGATACAGAAGACAGTAGGGCTGGATCCATCCATTGCTCTTATCCAACCGATGTGAACTCCAGCCTAAAAGcagtttccttcctctcccacatcACCCCAGAGAGCCTCAGAATGGACATTATGCTATCGACTTAAAATCATTAAACAAATCAAACTTGTAGGCAAAATGGAATGAACTGAAGCCCCAGAGCCAAGGGAAGGCAAGAGACTAAACTACTTTATCTTATTGGTTTTAGTAGTAGTGGGGGTTCAAACCCTGAGTGCGTTAGACAAGCACACCACTACCGAACGACAGCAACTTCCGAGATCCGCGATCCCGATCCCGTCAGATCAGTCGCCTCCTGAAGCCATGGGAGATCACTGTGCTCTGGTATCTGGAGAGAGGTGAATGCAGAGGCATGTCGGCAATCTTAATCTCGGGCGGGCCTTTCTTCAGGACAGCTTTCCGATCTTCCCCATGGCAAAGCCGCTCGCTGTAACCCCAGAACAGAGAATCTTCCAAGGGGCCGGCATAGATCCCACAGGCTTCTGCTTGCTACGAGAGAAAACGCTCTGCTGAACAGCACACCAGAACCAGGTTGTCATTTTTAGGTTAGGTTTAAAGTGTTTCTCTTTTATCCTCTCCAACCCGCACCCCATGACtatattagattttattattaatgCGGTCCTGAGACTCGAAcgcaggtcctctgaaagagcagtcagggctcatTCTTATCCCTAAGCCCCGTGATTTCCAATGTTGATGGTTGTggtcaaccataaaattatttccttgctacttcataactgaaattttgctactgttatgaatagtaacgcatattacacgcacacacacacatctcagttCTAAAGCCCagattgtcctagaactcactatatagccctggctgactttgaacttatgGCCACACTCCTTCCTCAATTTCCCCAGCACTAGGATCATAGGCCTGAGCCGCCAAACCTGTCTAGTAAGTTGTTTCTTTAATGACATTAGAATGTATTAGAGTATAAGTAATTTgcaaatttcaataaaataaacagTTAATGTTGGATAAGAGTATGTTTTGGCAAGACAGAAAGAGGTCttacaaattattttacataggataaaataagttataaaaaaaacatggctcattatttctttataaaatgctCATGTATAATGCTACCCTGGGATGCGTGTTTTTTACCTAatactttagaaaaacaaaaatctaaagaaGTTAAAACTCAGGTATCAATGCCaaatatatatacgtgtgtgtgtgtgtgtgtgtgtgtgtgtgtatgcatatatatgtatatgcatatatatatatatatgagagagagagagagagagagagaaagaagggaagagaaaaggaagggaagagagagaaggaaggaggaggaggaggaggaagggaaggcagagaagggaggggaagggaaaggatgaGATGTATAATAACCAATCTGAATTTGGAAAATGTTTCCAATCAGCTAAGTTGCACTGAGTGGGCAAGACTTATCCGTAAATCTAAGCCGACTGTTTCCATGGCTCTCTGATGAATACTTAGTGCAATCTAAAAATATAGGTCCTGTGCTGTAACTTTACTGTTCATGACACTGCTCCTGCTGTGCCTCTAACATGACAAGTGAGTCTGACCTGACCTGCTGTAGTGTATCCATTTTAAGTTTGTATTTGCATTATTTTAGTTTACACACATAAgtgaaaacacataaaaatagttttatatagCTATTATAGGTATATAGCTATTTATATATAAGCTATATATATAGCCTTAGAGATTATACTAATTCTTTTAATTATCATGCTTAGTTATGTAGTGTATACGTATGCATATGTGAGCACGCAcgtatgcagaggccagagaaccaCTTGCAGAGAATTGagacttctcttcccattctaTGGGTCACAAGTCAGATCTAAGCTGTCAGGCCTGGTAGAAAGCACTTTATCTCTATCCGTCATAGGCAGGCTCTAATCTGAATGTTTATGAGAAAATACCTTTAGATTGACACTCCtgaatttcatgttttctttccaagGCATAACGTAACGTGTCGGGATCATCCCTTGCTTTAGTGAGAACCGAGGCAAGTGGATATCATCACCCCTGAAGACGAGGGAAGGAGATCTTGAGTTAGCCTGTGTCCACATCATTGTAAGGAATGGACACAGTTGTGTTCCTCAGACCCTGCAGCTGCTACAGGTCCATCTAACAGCGAGTCTCTTTAAAATCTCTCAGCAGCCAGCCATCTGGTGGCTCAGGCCTGACTTCCCACCAGTCAGGAAGCAAGAGGGTTGCTATGGAGACCATCCTAGTCTACTTGAGTAATGATCAGGGTGCTGATTAATTTCTTGTACCCCTTCTTTGCCCTCAGCCTCTTGGtatcatttaataaaaaaaaaaaaaaaattgttaacgAGTGGGTATGCATCCTGaggatttaaaatagaaataatggagcaggagagatggctcagcggttaggagcactgactgctcttccagaggtcctgagttcaatttccggcaaccacatggtggctcacaaccatctgtaatgggatctgatgccctcttctggtgtgtctgaaagcagCAAAAGGgttactcatatataaaatacatctttaaaagaaataaaaatagaagtgaCTTTGTTACATAAAAGCGTGTGattcctttaatatttttgtaagaTTAATAATAAGATGATTGGTTCTTTCTTTGTAACTACAAAGCACAGCCTGCCAGTTGGAAACGCTGAGAAAAACATCTTGCTCGCTTGttctttgttaatctataacaacTTGCTTAGTCATGAATGTATGTGCGTTCTTAGAAATAATTGTTGGTCCAGAATACGATTATTCATGTAAAGGTATTGGGAACATACTGGTTTTAATCACTTGCTAGAAGAAAAAGATTGTAACCatattgtaatttttataaagCCTTCCCTTCTCACCAGCCCCACCTTTTCCTGTGGCCCCAAAGAATAAAGGTTCGCTCCCTCAGAGAAGTCTGCCAGTGTTCAGTCAGTGTTCAGTCGCTGCCTCTCGCCCTTCCTGTTTACCTGAGCAGTCGAGGCTGGTCTTTAACAGGCTTGGATGTGTTCTCCGCTGTTTGGTTGTTGTCGAGTTTGGGTAAGGCAGGAACGGCATCTTTTTCAGCATCTTTTTCAGCATCTTTTTCGGCATCTTTTTCGGCATCTTTTTCGGAAGCCATCAGTGGCAGCAATGACAGAATTCTCACCTAGAACCTCCCACAGTCTAATTCTGAGTAAACTGCTGCCACTGATGTAACAATCGTCCTGCTAACACCACAGCAACCCCCAGGGGCTGAGAGTGTCCAGGCCCCAGCtatttgccgtgtgtgtgtgtgtgtgtgtgtgtgtgtgtgtcttcatggaAAACATTATGAATGGTTTAAAAACGAGAGTAGACACTTCAAATTTGACAAACATAGGAAAAATACACTGGACCAGGGCCTGGGGTTGTAGTTCAGCTGGTGACTGAACTGTAGGTTCCATCTCTAATACTGTGCTAACCAAGTGTAGTtgtacacatctataatctcGGAAGAGGCAGGACTAGATGTTTAAGGCCATCACTGGCTACATAgggaattggaggccagcctgatctacgtagTGCAGACCcccatctcagaaagaaaaacaaagctttcgatatcattttcttttgacaaacGTTAAGGGGCTTCAGAATAGACTTAAAGTTTCTGTTTATAAGACTGGAACCTCAGGAGATGAAGGTGTTTGAGATGCAGGGCCCTACAAACTAGAAACCACTTAAAGGGAGCAGACATCTGACTCTACAAAATGCCCTTTAACCACCCCATGCATGGCCtccacacttcccttctcccATGTACACAGTAATTAACTGTAAAAAAGAACGCCACAAAGTAGGAGACTCGGC
The window above is part of the Rattus rattus isolate New Zealand chromosome 15, Rrattus_CSIRO_v1, whole genome shotgun sequence genome. Proteins encoded here:
- the Tex43 gene encoding testis-expressed protein 43, which translates into the protein MASEKDAEKDAEKDAEKDAEKDAVPALPKLDNNQTAENTSKPVKDQPRLLRGDDIHLPRFSLKQGMIPTRYVMPWKENMKFRSVNLKQAEACGIYAGPLEDSLFWGYSERLCHGEDRKAVLKKGPPEIKIADMPLHSPLSRYQSTVISHGFRRRLI